One window of Paenibacillus sp. JQZ6Y-1 genomic DNA carries:
- a CDS encoding PLP-dependent aminotransferase family protein, which yields MASKHSKLAAELRQQIISRARPAGEKLPSIRQMATEQQCSAATVIRAYEQLIAEHYVYVLDRSGYYVASHGPQQHRLQEQLLDLASAAPAAEIFPFADFQSCLNQAMQLYRDQLFTYGMPQGLPALLEEVQQQLEEVQVFAPLSRLYITSGVQQALSILTMMPFPGGQQAVMIEQPGYHLLMELLEALNVPIVQIARTINGLDLGEVERQFRSGEIKFFYIMPRFHNPLGHSLSHADKKKLVALAAQYDVYLVEDDYLADLEQHSGADPLYAHDLSQHVIYLKSYSKMLFPGLRIGAAVLPEKLKASFARYKNLLDIDSSMLSQAALHMYIHNGMFARYRRLLLDAYHRRSRQLHTTLQELIPVCSLFAYVYHVDAIHAVLPLPSHFPTKALIRQLAEQQMIADSLERYFLPDSPHSWNGLRINVSNVPEERIPSALHTVALQINKLWIS from the coding sequence ATGGCGAGCAAGCACAGCAAATTAGCAGCTGAGCTGCGTCAGCAGATCATCTCACGTGCTCGTCCAGCAGGGGAAAAGCTGCCTTCGATTCGGCAGATGGCGACCGAGCAGCAGTGCAGCGCCGCTACGGTGATTCGTGCCTATGAACAGCTGATTGCGGAGCATTATGTATATGTGCTGGATCGCAGTGGATATTACGTGGCATCTCACGGACCGCAGCAGCATAGGCTACAGGAGCAACTGCTGGATCTAGCATCGGCAGCACCAGCGGCGGAGATTTTCCCTTTTGCCGATTTTCAGAGCTGTTTGAATCAAGCGATGCAGCTGTATCGGGATCAGCTGTTTACATACGGGATGCCGCAGGGATTGCCAGCGTTACTGGAAGAAGTGCAGCAGCAGCTGGAAGAGGTACAGGTCTTTGCACCATTATCACGGCTGTATATAACGTCCGGCGTACAACAGGCACTGTCGATTTTGACGATGATGCCATTTCCCGGTGGACAGCAGGCAGTGATGATTGAGCAGCCGGGTTACCATTTGCTTATGGAATTGCTGGAAGCGCTGAATGTACCGATTGTGCAGATCGCCCGTACGATCAACGGATTGGATCTAGGGGAGGTAGAGCGACAGTTTCGCAGTGGAGAGATCAAGTTCTTTTATATCATGCCGCGCTTTCACAATCCGCTCGGTCACTCGCTGAGTCATGCTGACAAGAAGAAGCTGGTGGCATTAGCCGCACAGTACGATGTATATTTGGTGGAGGATGATTATCTTGCCGATCTGGAGCAGCATAGCGGCGCCGATCCGTTGTATGCGCACGATCTATCCCAGCACGTCATTTATCTGAAAAGCTATTCCAAAATGCTCTTCCCCGGTCTGCGGATCGGTGCGGCTGTCTTGCCAGAGAAGCTAAAAGCGTCCTTTGCCCGGTACAAAAATCTGCTAGACATCGACAGCTCGATGCTATCGCAGGCAGCGCTGCATATGTACATTCATAATGGCATGTTCGCCCGCTATCGCCGTCTGCTGCTGGATGCGTATCATCGCAGAAGCAGACAGCTGCATACCACCTTGCAGGAGCTCATCCCTGTTTGCTCCTTATTCGCCTATGTGTATCATGTGGATGCGATTCATGCCGTTCTTCCACTGCCCTCACATTTTCCGACCAAGGCGCTTATTCGCCAGCTGGCAGAGCAGCAGATGATCGCCGATTCGCTAGAGCGTTATTTTTTGCCGGACAGCCCACATAGCTGGAATGGATTGCGCATCAATGTATCCAATGTGCCAGAGGAACGTATCCCATCGGCACTGCATACAGTTGCGCTACAGATCAACAAACTATGGATCTCATAG
- a CDS encoding glycoside hydrolase family 88/105 protein, translating into MPALHFDEEHIQQVIDRVVERTFNMDFSWDWPGGVAFYGVCEAYQATGKRQYLDQLRLWVDENIADGLPPLSVNGVSIGHCLLTLYEATGEEQYLQIATEMAEFLDKQAERFGEGIFQHTVNSVTDVFPEQAWVDTMFMAGYYLLRIGHLLGNKRYFDDGLRQYHGHEQVLQDEQTNLYYHGWDNVNQNHLSSIFWARGNSWASLTMSKALAFVPVQHPSYMIIDGSLRDQLSALVRLQSPEGLWHTVLDDPTSYLETSGSAGIATALLMRGRLYNKYSQKAIDGILSRIREDGTVTGVSAGTAIMNDIDGYREVPEKRIQGWGQGLTLAFLAQLLRTRDDLYGQTMNPTNKAATPETTQPPSQLEEDPTNTQTGVESL; encoded by the coding sequence ATGCCAGCATTGCATTTTGACGAGGAACATATTCAACAGGTGATCGATCGTGTCGTGGAACGTACGTTTAATATGGATTTTAGTTGGGATTGGCCGGGCGGTGTTGCCTTTTATGGTGTGTGCGAAGCGTATCAAGCGACGGGCAAGCGACAATATCTGGATCAGCTGCGGTTATGGGTGGACGAGAATATTGCGGATGGGCTGCCGCCGCTATCAGTGAATGGCGTATCCATTGGTCACTGTCTGCTAACGTTGTACGAAGCGACGGGCGAAGAGCAGTATTTGCAGATTGCTACGGAGATGGCAGAGTTTCTGGATAAGCAAGCCGAGCGGTTCGGAGAAGGGATTTTTCAGCATACCGTTAATTCGGTGACGGATGTGTTTCCAGAGCAGGCTTGGGTGGATACGATGTTTATGGCAGGGTATTACCTATTGCGCATCGGTCATCTGCTGGGCAACAAACGCTATTTTGACGACGGCTTACGCCAATATCATGGGCATGAACAGGTGTTGCAGGACGAGCAAACGAATCTGTATTATCACGGCTGGGATAATGTGAATCAGAATCATCTCTCCTCCATCTTCTGGGCGCGCGGCAACTCATGGGCATCGTTAACGATGTCAAAAGCATTAGCATTCGTGCCTGTACAGCATCCGTCGTATATGATCATCGATGGTTCGCTGCGGGATCAGCTGAGTGCGCTAGTACGTCTGCAATCACCGGAAGGATTATGGCATACAGTACTGGATGATCCAACCTCATATTTGGAAACATCCGGTTCGGCAGGTATTGCTACTGCACTGCTCATGCGCGGCAGACTGTATAACAAATATTCGCAAAAAGCGATTGACGGCATTCTTTCCCGCATCCGAGAAGATGGCACTGTGACAGGTGTTTCGGCAGGAACAGCGATTATGAACGATATTGACGGCTACCGTGAAGTACCAGAGAAACGTATTCAAGGCTGGGGACAAGGATTAACGCTGGCATTTCTAGCACAGCTGCTGCGCACTCGCGACGATCTATATGGACAAACAATGAACCCAACCAACAAAGCCGCCACCCCAGAAACTACCCAGCCGCCGTCGCAGCTGGAAGAAGACCCTACTAATACCCAGACTGGTGTAGAGTCGCTGTAA
- a CDS encoding carbohydrate ABC transporter permease — MADTKAERYNNTLAGSAASQGSLWRRIKWPVYHICVAALALLMLYPIIWMFFSSFKESRTIFTTATTLIPAEWIWSNYASGWKGIGGYSFGHYIWNSLVIVVLSTLGVVVSSALIAFGFARLQFAGRAFWFAVMMVTLMLPHDVVLVPQYIIFTKLGWLNTIWPIVVPQFFGAPFFIFLMVQFIRTIPKELDEAATIDGCGKFRLFIQIIMPLIKASLATAAIFSFYWRWEDLLGPVLYLNSPDKYTVSMGLKMFLDSESASNWGGMFAMSMVSLLPVILVFFLFQKHIVEGISSSGIKG; from the coding sequence ATGGCAGATACCAAAGCGGAACGTTATAACAATACGCTCGCTGGTTCAGCGGCAAGTCAGGGCAGTCTGTGGCGGCGCATCAAATGGCCAGTGTACCATATCTGCGTCGCTGCACTGGCACTGCTGATGCTGTATCCGATCATCTGGATGTTTTTCAGCTCGTTCAAGGAAAGTCGGACTATCTTCACGACGGCAACGACGTTAATTCCAGCAGAATGGATTTGGAGCAACTACGCGTCTGGCTGGAAAGGTATTGGTGGCTACTCATTTGGGCATTATATTTGGAACTCACTAGTAATCGTCGTACTGTCTACGCTTGGCGTAGTAGTATCGTCGGCATTGATCGCGTTCGGTTTTGCACGGCTACAGTTTGCCGGCCGCGCCTTCTGGTTCGCGGTCATGATGGTAACGCTGATGCTGCCGCATGACGTAGTACTCGTGCCGCAATATATTATTTTCACCAAGCTGGGCTGGCTGAATACGATCTGGCCTATCGTCGTACCGCAATTTTTCGGCGCCCCGTTCTTTATTTTCCTGATGGTGCAATTTATCCGTACCATTCCCAAAGAATTGGACGAAGCTGCAACGATTGATGGCTGCGGGAAGTTCCGGTTGTTTATTCAGATCATCATGCCGCTGATCAAGGCATCGCTGGCGACGGCGGCGATCTTCTCCTTTTACTGGAGATGGGAAGACCTGCTCGGACCGGTACTGTATCTGAATTCGCCGGATAAATACACTGTCTCGATGGGGCTGAAAATGTTCCTCGATAGCGAATCCGCATCCAACTGGGGCGGTATGTTCGCAATGTCGATGGTCAGTCTGCTGCCCGTTATTCTCGTATTCTTCCTGTTCCAAAAGCATATCGTGGAAGGCATTAGTAGCAGCGGGATCAAGGGCTGA
- a CDS encoding rhamnogalacturonan acetylesterase, producing MGDSTHSEHEQHSQSQEDYASLQEKHSPPQGQDASPLEQEQRTQSEQSNEYQTNLAAVPQDIALDAERQTAEGWRFDAGPGMPVEGYLPLTPDTVYTSELGYGFLPGSEVYARDRTAYREEEGTPTCKPTQHLQAAFCIPLQATFVLDVPDGCYLIRIQLGDWQAATHTILRAAGSKMMVPPIRTLSGHMQEVLFSVPVHGGRLELNMSGQAPRLNTLNITPAPHTLQLLLAGDSTVTDQPADGYPYAGWGQLLPERFKHDVCVDNHAISGRSSKSFADEGRLETIREQLRAGDYLWIAFGHNDAKTDAARHTDPFTTYKQQLTEYILTAREKEAHPVLLTPIQRRYFTEDGQLEDTHGDYVTAVRELAVEQQVPLIDLAAKTATLLQQLGPEQSKELFVWLYPGEYMNFPNGVQDNTHLQEQGARQIAGLVIESIRELHLQPLVMYMR from the coding sequence ATGGGAGATTCCACACATTCGGAGCATGAGCAGCATTCGCAATCACAGGAAGACTATGCATCATTACAGGAAAAACATTCACCACCACAAGGACAAGATGCATCACCACTGGAACAGGAGCAACGCACGCAATCCGAGCAATCCAATGAATACCAGACAAATCTTGCCGCTGTGCCACAGGATATAGCACTGGATGCAGAGCGGCAAACGGCAGAAGGCTGGCGATTCGATGCGGGTCCCGGCATGCCGGTTGAAGGATATTTGCCATTAACGCCAGATACGGTCTATACCTCAGAACTGGGCTATGGATTCCTGCCCGGCAGTGAGGTGTATGCACGTGATCGCACTGCCTATCGGGAGGAGGAAGGTACGCCAACCTGTAAACCAACACAGCATCTGCAAGCTGCCTTTTGCATCCCACTGCAAGCAACCTTTGTGCTGGATGTACCGGATGGCTGTTACCTGATCCGCATTCAGCTGGGCGATTGGCAGGCTGCTACGCATACGATCCTTCGCGCCGCAGGAAGTAAGATGATGGTACCGCCGATTCGGACGCTGTCAGGACATATGCAGGAGGTGCTGTTCAGCGTTCCAGTGCATGGCGGACGGCTAGAACTGAATATGAGCGGACAAGCACCGCGCTTGAACACACTAAACATCACACCCGCACCGCATACGCTGCAACTGCTGCTGGCAGGCGATTCCACTGTAACCGACCAGCCAGCGGATGGGTATCCATATGCAGGCTGGGGACAGCTGCTACCGGAGCGATTCAAGCATGATGTGTGCGTGGACAATCACGCCATCTCTGGTCGCAGTTCCAAAAGCTTCGCCGATGAAGGCAGGCTGGAAACGATCCGGGAGCAGCTGCGCGCAGGTGATTATCTATGGATCGCATTTGGACATAATGATGCAAAAACGGACGCTGCTCGCCATACCGACCCATTTACCACATACAAGCAGCAGCTGACCGAGTACATTTTGACCGCTCGTGAGAAGGAAGCACATCCGGTGCTGCTGACGCCGATTCAGCGTCGTTATTTTACCGAGGATGGTCAGCTGGAGGATACGCATGGTGACTATGTGACCGCCGTACGAGAGCTGGCAGTCGAACAGCAGGTGCCGCTGATTGATCTGGCAGCGAAGACCGCAACCTTATTGCAGCAGCTTGGACCGGAACAGAGCAAAGAGCTGTTCGTCTGGCTGTATCCGGGCGAATATATGAATTTCCCAAATGGGGTGCAGGACAATACGCATTTGCAGGAGCAGGGCGCACGGCAGATTGCCGGACTAGTGATCGAAAGCATTCGAGAATTACATTTGCAGCCGTTGGTCATGTATATGAGATAG
- a CDS encoding TetR/AcrR family transcriptional regulator yields MNNIKRKPGRPPSQTSRQAIFTTTMALLKEYGLRKMTIDKVAEQAGVSKATIYRWWSDKVEMSMDAFLYHVELDGVIEDKGNFIDDYMDWFGKLNLFYGSAEARILAQIIAESQSRHELLVPFQRTLLDMLLDKCSIIWKRAVERGEVDAHASADTAIELLHSPSSYRMLSNQPPLDDKTTLDMIRIVYDGIKKR; encoded by the coding sequence ATGAACAACATCAAACGAAAGCCCGGTCGACCACCGAGCCAAACATCACGCCAAGCGATATTTACCACGACCATGGCATTACTCAAAGAATACGGCTTGCGCAAAATGACCATCGACAAAGTTGCTGAGCAGGCGGGAGTGAGCAAAGCAACCATTTACCGCTGGTGGAGTGACAAGGTAGAGATGTCGATGGATGCCTTCCTCTATCACGTAGAGTTGGATGGGGTAATTGAAGATAAAGGAAATTTCATCGACGATTATATGGATTGGTTCGGCAAGCTTAATCTGTTTTACGGCAGTGCGGAAGCGCGGATTTTGGCGCAGATTATTGCCGAAAGCCAGAGCCGACATGAGCTGCTGGTGCCGTTTCAGCGTACGCTGTTGGATATGCTGCTCGACAAATGCAGCATTATCTGGAAACGTGCAGTCGAACGTGGGGAAGTGGATGCGCACGCGTCCGCCGATACCGCGATTGAACTGCTTCATTCGCCGTCCAGCTACCGGATGCTATCCAACCAACCGCCGCTGGATGACAAGACGACTCTCGATATGATTCGGATCGTATACGACGGTATCAAAAAGCGCTAG
- a CDS encoding ABC transporter substrate-binding protein: MNFKKTASILTLIAILLTITACGNSGSSSSGASGGQDGKTIRIAWWGSDTRHSYTQQVIDMYKKENPGVNIDIEYASFDDYWKKLAPQAAANQLPDIIQMDISYISQYAKNGQLEDLKPYIGNQIKLDDVSESVVSTGVIGGTQYGIPTGVNVLGYQYNPETLKKAGITEIPKDWTWDDYEKLAGQAKDKGIYFDESMAPDIFFNYFLRTNGFSLYNAEGTALGYEDDALFTEFFGRLAKLLQEGAAPSQETLSQNKGIIEESTVVKGTGIGTWQWSNQFVALQKVADKPLELAPMLGPDMQKGIYMQPSMYWSISKNSQSKDEAAKFINFWINNQDANKLIKGERGVPISAAVKEAVTPDLTEAEKQVFDFVSEMEPIASPMSPPPPVGSAEVIATLADYVEQINFGQITAAEAAPKFRADANSILSNNQP, from the coding sequence ATGAATTTTAAAAAGACAGCTTCTATCTTAACCCTGATCGCCATTTTGCTCACCATTACTGCGTGCGGCAATTCCGGTAGCAGCAGTTCTGGTGCAAGCGGCGGACAAGATGGCAAGACGATTCGCATCGCTTGGTGGGGATCGGATACACGCCACAGCTATACCCAGCAGGTTATCGACATGTACAAAAAGGAAAATCCCGGCGTGAATATCGACATCGAGTATGCGTCCTTTGACGACTACTGGAAAAAGCTCGCTCCGCAAGCAGCTGCCAACCAATTACCCGACATTATTCAAATGGACATCTCCTACATTAGCCAGTATGCCAAAAATGGTCAATTGGAAGACCTGAAGCCATACATCGGCAACCAGATCAAGCTGGACGATGTGAGCGAAAGCGTCGTTAGCACAGGCGTGATCGGCGGCACACAGTATGGTATCCCAACTGGGGTCAATGTACTCGGCTACCAATACAACCCCGAAACGCTGAAAAAAGCAGGCATCACCGAAATTCCCAAAGACTGGACATGGGATGACTACGAGAAGCTTGCCGGACAAGCCAAGGACAAAGGCATTTACTTTGACGAGTCGATGGCACCGGATATTTTCTTCAACTATTTCCTGAGAACGAATGGCTTCTCGCTCTACAATGCGGAAGGCACTGCGCTCGGTTACGAGGACGATGCACTGTTTACCGAATTCTTTGGTCGCCTTGCCAAGCTGCTTCAGGAAGGCGCTGCGCCATCTCAAGAAACATTGAGCCAGAACAAAGGCATTATCGAGGAATCCACCGTTGTTAAAGGCACAGGCATTGGCACATGGCAGTGGTCCAACCAGTTTGTCGCGCTGCAAAAAGTAGCGGACAAGCCGCTGGAACTGGCACCGATGCTCGGACCGGATATGCAAAAAGGTATCTACATGCAGCCAAGCATGTACTGGTCGATCTCCAAAAACTCGCAATCCAAAGACGAAGCTGCCAAATTCATTAACTTCTGGATCAACAACCAAGACGCCAACAAGCTGATCAAGGGCGAGCGTGGTGTACCGATCTCCGCCGCTGTGAAGGAAGCGGTAACGCCAGATCTGACAGAAGCCGAGAAACAGGTATTTGATTTTGTCAGTGAAATGGAGCCGATCGCATCGCCGATGAGTCCACCGCCACCAGTAGGTTCCGCCGAGGTGATCGCGACACTGGCGGATTATGTAGAGCAGATTAACTTTGGACAAATCACAGCCGCGGAAGCCGCACCGAAGTTCCGCGCCGATGCCAATTCGATTTTATCCAACAATCAGCCGTAA
- a CDS encoding sigma-70 family RNA polymerase sigma factor, translating into MEEREWAIAACKGDEEAFYQLVSMHRRKLYGIAYGYMHNEQDALDMLQETVCRGLLQCRKLRNPERFIPWLIRIMINCCMDELKRKRRSVPLMEHHTDQSMVEMKNEDRLDLEHALQRLQPKYRHVLILKYYNDLTLTEIASILERPEGTVKTWLHQGLKQIRLKLDKGGDIPHEPI; encoded by the coding sequence ATGGAAGAAAGGGAATGGGCAATCGCAGCCTGTAAGGGCGATGAAGAAGCCTTTTACCAACTTGTATCTATGCACCGCCGTAAGCTGTACGGCATCGCTTATGGATATATGCACAATGAACAGGACGCACTTGATATGCTTCAGGAGACGGTATGCCGTGGACTATTGCAATGTCGGAAGCTGCGCAATCCTGAACGCTTTATCCCGTGGTTGATTCGCATCATGATCAACTGCTGTATGGATGAGCTGAAACGCAAGCGCCGCAGTGTTCCGCTGATGGAGCATCATACAGATCAATCGATGGTCGAGATGAAGAATGAAGATCGCCTTGATCTAGAGCATGCCTTGCAGCGGCTGCAACCCAAATACCGACACGTATTGATTTTGAAATATTATAACGACCTCACGCTAACCGAAATCGCGAGTATTCTAGAACGTCCAGAGGGTACGGTCAAAACTTGGCTGCATCAAGGCTTAAAGCAAATTCGCTTAAAACTAGATAAAGGAGGCGACATTCCCCATGAGCCCATCTAA
- a CDS encoding carbohydrate ABC transporter permease produces the protein MRNTHSLKANLTGYAFISPFIIGFLAFTLIPMFISLYLSFTSYNLFSPPRWVGLNNFEKMFTGDTKYWNSVKVTLYYVFIGVPLRLTFALFVAMILNTGSRMIGAYRTIYYLPSIIGGSVAVSIMWRNIFSEQGIVNGLLMALGAAPIQWFGDPGAALGMLITLSVWQFGSSMLIFLAGLKNISPEMYEAASVDGARPARKFFSITLPLLSPIILFNLIMQTISAFMTFVPAYIISKGEGGPLDGTMLYSLYLFRQAFMFNNMGYASAMAWVMLIFIGVLTLILFKTSKFWVFYESEGGR, from the coding sequence ATGCGGAATACTCATTCGCTAAAAGCCAATTTGACTGGGTACGCGTTTATCAGCCCATTTATTATCGGATTTCTGGCGTTTACGCTGATCCCGATGTTTATCTCGCTGTATCTGTCGTTTACGAGCTATAACCTGTTCAGCCCACCGCGCTGGGTCGGATTGAATAATTTTGAAAAAATGTTCACAGGTGATACGAAGTACTGGAACTCGGTCAAGGTTACGCTGTACTACGTGTTTATCGGCGTACCGCTGCGGCTGACGTTTGCGCTATTCGTAGCGATGATCCTCAACACCGGCTCACGCATGATCGGTGCGTATCGGACAATTTATTATTTGCCATCCATTATCGGCGGCAGTGTTGCCGTGTCGATCATGTGGCGCAATATTTTCAGCGAGCAGGGGATCGTGAACGGTCTGCTGATGGCGCTAGGTGCCGCACCGATTCAATGGTTCGGCGATCCGGGCGCTGCACTCGGTATGTTGATTACGCTGTCGGTATGGCAGTTTGGTTCGTCTATGCTTATCTTCCTCGCTGGTCTGAAAAACATTTCCCCGGAAATGTATGAAGCAGCAAGTGTCGATGGCGCGCGTCCGGCACGTAAATTTTTCAGTATTACACTCCCGCTACTCAGCCCGATCATCCTATTCAACCTGATCATGCAGACGATTAGCGCTTTTATGACCTTTGTACCCGCGTATATTATTTCCAAAGGGGAAGGCGGCCCGCTGGACGGCACGATGCTGTACTCACTGTATCTGTTCCGTCAGGCATTCATGTTCAACAATATGGGATATGCGTCTGCAATGGCATGGGTGATGCTGATCTTCATCGGTGTGTTGACGCTCATTCTGTTCAAAACGTCGAAGTTCTGGGTGTTCTACGAATCGGAAGGAGGTCGCTGA
- a CDS encoding YjgB family protein, producing the protein MNMAKHMQKTGLAILVTGAATLGSFAATTAIVPSSSVYAASTSMASSQQSGAALLNTFYKPALKGHFPEANGNPVDKLIVGDTTRASAIAIYGKPTTSRTSASGYDMYHAEMGTPGYALSYNSSNVLKEIRYLGTTVERKQTIGSITMSVLKKNWYAPSSTATITSGGKKQTKLTYNRGDYKLEFIYNSPTDLDHINLLKK; encoded by the coding sequence ATGAACATGGCAAAACACATGCAAAAAACAGGACTCGCTATTCTCGTTACCGGAGCCGCTACACTGGGTTCATTTGCAGCAACGACCGCTATCGTGCCGTCTTCATCCGTGTATGCCGCAAGCACAAGCATGGCATCCAGTCAGCAAAGTGGAGCTGCTCTGCTGAACACCTTTTACAAGCCAGCGCTGAAAGGGCACTTCCCAGAAGCAAATGGCAATCCGGTTGATAAGCTGATTGTAGGCGATACCACGCGTGCATCCGCTATCGCGATCTATGGCAAACCGACGACTTCGCGTACAAGTGCATCCGGTTATGATATGTATCATGCTGAGATGGGAACGCCGGGTTACGCGTTATCCTATAATAGCTCCAATGTGCTCAAGGAAATTCGCTATCTGGGTACAACCGTCGAGCGCAAGCAGACGATTGGCAGCATCACCATGAGCGTGCTGAAGAAAAATTGGTATGCCCCAAGCTCAACAGCGACCATCACTAGCGGTGGCAAGAAGCAAACCAAGCTGACTTACAACCGTGGTGACTACAAGCTGGAGTTCATCTACAACAGCCCAACCGATCTGGATCATATCAACCTGCTGAAAAAATAA
- a CDS encoding DMT family transporter — protein MKSHSFPHSVSTSSVSNTELAPSRTWTSYAAAVAYALIIGFSFIFVKMTVYIASPLDVLAHRFLLSVLVMAVPIRLGWIKISVRAADLKRILPLALLSPVLYFTLQAFGLLYASSSEAGIIQATVPVFTLLLAAYFLKERTRWLQKLSLLISVAGVILIFVMQGNAGFQADHLGGIVLLIGSALAFAGYSVLMRPLTKVYRPLELTWVTMLTAAVIFNGIALIRHLAAGNLVDYVQPFTQPSYVLALLYLGVLSSLGTTLLSSYALSRLKATQMSVFSNISTIVSMIAGTVILHEQLLVYHVIGAVLIIGGVLGTNWNGRRKSK, from the coding sequence ATGAAATCACATTCTTTTCCACATTCCGTATCTACATCTTCCGTATCCAACACAGAGCTGGCTCCATCCCGTACATGGACATCCTATGCGGCGGCTGTTGCGTATGCGCTCATTATTGGATTCTCGTTTATCTTTGTAAAAATGACCGTGTATATCGCCAGTCCACTCGATGTGCTGGCTCACCGCTTTCTGCTGTCTGTACTGGTGATGGCGGTTCCGATTCGTCTAGGCTGGATCAAAATCTCGGTACGGGCGGCAGATTTGAAACGCATATTGCCGCTCGCGCTGTTATCGCCCGTGCTGTATTTTACCTTGCAAGCATTCGGGCTGCTATATGCTTCCTCTTCGGAGGCAGGCATTATTCAGGCGACCGTTCCTGTGTTTACGTTACTGCTGGCTGCTTATTTTCTCAAAGAACGAACGCGCTGGCTGCAAAAGCTGTCGCTACTTATATCCGTCGCTGGCGTCATTCTGATCTTCGTCATGCAGGGCAATGCCGGATTTCAGGCGGATCATCTTGGTGGCATTGTGCTACTGATCGGGTCAGCATTGGCATTTGCTGGATATAGTGTACTGATGCGTCCGCTGACTAAGGTATATCGTCCGCTAGAGCTGACATGGGTGACGATGCTGACAGCAGCAGTTATATTCAACGGCATCGCGCTGATTCGCCATCTGGCAGCAGGCAACCTAGTTGACTATGTGCAGCCCTTTACGCAGCCAAGCTATGTGCTGGCATTGCTGTATCTCGGTGTACTTTCTTCGCTCGGTACGACCTTGCTGTCGAGCTATGCTTTGTCGCGGCTAAAAGCAACGCAGATGAGCGTATTCAGCAATATTTCTACGATTGTGTCGATGATTGCTGGAACGGTGATTTTACATGAGCAATTGCTGGTATATCATGTGATCGGTGCAGTGCTAATTATTGGCGGCGTGCTCGGTACGAACTGGAACGGGCGACGCAAGAGCAAGTAA